Proteins encoded together in one Carya illinoinensis cultivar Pawnee chromosome 3, C.illinoinensisPawnee_v1, whole genome shotgun sequence window:
- the LOC122305345 gene encoding putative lysine-specific demethylase JMJ16 isoform X4 → MLDGCGNLVVWTICEILTRFNFKPCLRRSCGPCELVRTINHYSSELLMDLGHKRSCCNDENVESFPVPPGFVSLTSFTLRRVERSEETNNSMSFESASTLEPIKTDNMSDVTDIAELKRSCKRRPWIPFDKSSHSPEESESGLFDMDLPKTCLPKGVTRGCPDCSNCLKVIARWRPEEARRSVSEEAPIFYPTEEEFEDTVKYIASIRPRAEAYGICRIVPPSSWQPPCLIKKNNIWENSTFVTHIQQIDGLQKQSSQSKRARFNENVKGKSRSLSMDLNYESSDEDATNPDDVGRFNVESFESEPGPKFALETFKIYADDFKCQYFCSGGKVTGRDKNSTGFQDKGEPSLDDIVGEYIRIVENPTEEIEVLCANLETGVFGSGFPRVSNLVEISGYTKYLKSSWNLNNIPKLPGSLLSFETEETSHILQPQLRVGMCFSSLQWKSEEHHLYSLCYMHLGAPKIWHCVPGCYNVKFETAVKKYFPDLLVEPLLGHKLVTEKSASMLKSEGIPIYRCIQYPREFVLVFPGAYHTAFDSGFNCTEVVNFAPLDWLPFGQNAVELYHEQGRKTSLSHDKLLLGAAREAVRAQWELVLCGNNTSDNLRWKDVCGKGGILAKALKSRIKYEGIRRKYLCNSSRSQRMRKNFDATGKKECTVCLYDLHMSAASCQCNPNKFSCLNHAKQLCSCPWGDKFFLFRYEMNELDILLEALEGKLSAVYRWAKDDLGLSLHSSVSKNSPQEPWLAGRQNSRSEESKQKEHKSQNVGKPNGIDRNSASNIKAEIKARLLQSKVLNNLKAKDDTVETQDAATRSSISTPASGIETETNAHVLQSTMSNKPNEYDNAVASTINSSATADGISFLQRQVIFEVSSESTSVSSCSESEEETLDLIFGSAKKGAV, encoded by the exons ATGTTAGATGGCTGTGGAAACTTGGTGGTTTGGACAATCTGTGAGATACTGACAAGAT TCAATTTCAAGCCTTGCTTGAGGCGCAGTTGTGGTCCTTGTGAACTGGTGCGGACTATTAACCATTATAGCAGTGAGC TGCTGATGGACTTAGGGCACAAAAGGTCTTGTTGTAATGATGAGAATGTGGAAAGTTTCCCAGTTCCACCAGGTTTTGTATCTCTTACATCCTTCACATTGAGGAGGGTGGAAAGAAGTGAAGAAACCAATAATTCCATGTCCTTCGAGAGTGCATCTACACTAGAGCCAATCAAGACGGACAACATGTCTGACGTGACCgatattgcagagttgaagaGATCTTGCAAACGCAGACCATGGATACCTTTCGACAAAAGCAGTCACAGTCCAGAGGAATCTGAATCAGGACTCTTTGACATG GATCTCCCTAAAACTTGCCTTCCAAAAGGGGTTACTCGTGGATGCCCAGATTGTAGTAATTGTCTGAAG GTAATAGCAAGGTGGCGTCCGGAAGAGGCAAGAAGGAGTGTCAGTGAAGAGGCTCCCATTTTCTATCCAACGGAAGAG GAATTTGAAGACACTGTTAAGTATATTGCAAGCATACGCCCTAGAGCAGAAGCATATGGAATTTGTCGTATTGTTCCTCCTTCTTCATGGCAACCTCCTTgcctaattaagaaaaataacatATGGGAAAATTCTACGTTTGTTACCCATATTCAGCAGATAGATGGGCTTCAAAAACAGTCTTCACAGAGCAAAAGAGCTAGATTTAATGAAAATGTAAAGGGTAAGAGTAGAAGTTTGAGTATGGATCTAAACTATGAGTCTAGTGATGAAGATGCCACAAACCCTGATGATGTTGGACGTTTCAATGTTGAAAGCTTTGAGTCTGAACCTGGCCCAAAATTTGCTCTCGAAACTTTCAAGATATATGCAGATGATTTCAagtgccaatatttttgcagtGGAGGTAAGGTTACAGGTCGGGATAAAAATTCAACTGGGTTCCAAGATAAGGGGGAACCATCATTGGATGATATTGTGGgtgaatacatacgtattgtTGAGAATCCAACTGAAGAAATTGAG GTGCTTTGTGCAAACCTGGAGACTGGAGTTTTTGGCAGTGGATTTCCAAGAGTATCCAATCTTGTGGAGATATCTGGTTATACTAAGTATTTGAAATCAAGCTGGAACTTAAATAATATACCTAAACTGCCCggttctcttctttcttttgaaaCCGAGGAGACGTCTCATATCTTACAGCCTCAGCTTCGTGTAGGAATGTGCTTTTCTTCACTTCAATGG AAATCTGAAGAGCACCACTTATACTCATTGTGTTACATGCATTTGGGTGCTCCTAAAATATGGCATTGCGTTCCAGGATGCTATAATGTTAAGTTTGAGACGGCCGTGAAGAAATACTTTCCAGATTTGTTAGTTGAACCTCTGTTGGGTCATAAGCTG GTTACTGAAAAATCTGCCTCCATGTTGAAGTCAGAGGGTATACCCATCTATCGTTGCATTCAATATCCTAGGGAGTTTGTTCTTGTCTTCCCAGGAGCATATCATACTGCATTTGACTCGGGCTTTAATTGTACGGAGGTGGTAAATTTTGCTCCCCTTGACTGGTTGCCCTTTGGGCAGAATGCTGTAGAACTCTATCATGAGCAAGGAAGAAAAACTTCACTATCCCACGATAAACTGCTACTTGGGGCAGCTAGGGAAGCTGTGAGGGCACAATGGGAACTTGTACTTTGTGGGAATAACACATCAGATAATTTGAGATGGAAAGATGTGTGTGGAAAGGGAGGGATATTAGCAAAAGCGCTCAAG TCACGTATTAAGTACGAAGGTATTAGGAGGAAGTACCTTTGCAACTCTTCACGGTCACAGAGGATGCGTAAAAATTTTGATGCTACCGGCAAAAAGGAATGCACAGTGTGCCTCTATGACTTGCACATGTCTGCAGCTAGTTGCCAATGCAATCCAAacaaattttcatgtttgaatCATGCAAAGCAGCTCTGTTCTTGCCCTTGGGGTGACAAATTTTTTCTCTTCCGTTATGAAATGAATGAGTTAGATATTCTACTTGAAGCTTTGGAAGGAAAACTAAGTGCAGTCTACAGATGGGCTAAAGATGATCTTGGACTGTCTCTTCATTCTTCTGTCTCCAAAAATAGTCCACAAGAACCATGGCTTGCAGGCCGTCAAAACTCTCGTTCAGAAGAATCAAAACAAAAGGAGCACAAATCCCAAAATGTGGGAAAACCCAATGGAATTGATAGAAACTCTGCTTCTAATATTAAGGCAGAAATAAAGGCACGTCTGCTCCAATCTAAAGTCTTGAATAACTTGAAAGCAAAAGACGATACCGTGGAAACCCAAGATGCAGCAACGCGAAGCAGCATCAGTACTCCTGCATCTGGTATTGAGACAGAAACAAACGCACATGTGCTTCAATCGACAATGTCCAACAAACCAAATGAATACGATAATGCAGTAGCATCTACAATTAATTCGAGTGCGACAGCAGATGGTATTTCATTTTTGCAGAGACAGGTGATATTTGAGGTTTCTTCTGAAAGCACCAGTGTGTCAAGTTGCTCAGAGTCTGAGGAGGAGACATTGGATCTTATCTTTGGTTCAGCTAAAAAGGGTGCTGTATAG
- the LOC122305345 gene encoding putative lysine-specific demethylase JMJ16 isoform X2, with protein sequence MLDGCGNLVVWTICEILTRFLLPICCYMLWINFKPCLRRSCGPCELVRTINHYSMLMDLGHKRSCCNDENVESFPVPPGFVSLTSFTLRRVERSEETNNSMSFESASTLEPIKTDNMSDVTDIAELKRSCKRRPWIPFDKSSHSPEESESGLFDMDLPKTCLPKGVTRGCPDCSNCLKVIARWRPEEARRSVSEEAPIFYPTEEEFEDTVKYIASIRPRAEAYGICRIVPPSSWQPPCLIKKNNIWENSTFVTHIQQIDGLQKQSSQSKRARFNENVKGKSRSLSMDLNYESSDEDATNPDDVGRFNVESFESEPGPKFALETFKIYADDFKCQYFCSGGKVTGRDKNSTGFQDKGEPSLDDIVGEYIRIVENPTEEIEVLCANLETGVFGSGFPRVSNLVEISGYTKYLKSSWNLNNIPKLPGSLLSFETEETSHILQPQLRVGMCFSSLQWKSEEHHLYSLCYMHLGAPKIWHCVPGCYNVKFETAVKKYFPDLLVEPLLGHKLVTEKSASMLKSEGIPIYRCIQYPREFVLVFPGAYHTAFDSGFNCTEVVNFAPLDWLPFGQNAVELYHEQGRKTSLSHDKLLLGAAREAVRAQWELVLCGNNTSDNLRWKDVCGKGGILAKALKSRIKYEGIRRKYLCNSSRSQRMRKNFDATGKKECTVCLYDLHMSAASCQCNPNKFSCLNHAKQLCSCPWGDKFFLFRYEMNELDILLEALEGKLSAVYRWAKDDLGLSLHSSVSKNSPQEPWLAGRQNSRSEESKQKEHKSQNVGKPNGIDRNSASNIKAEIKARLLQSKVLNNLKAKDDTVETQDAATRSSISTPASGIETETNAHVLQSTMSNKPNEYDNAVASTINSSATADGISFLQRQVIFEVSSESTSVSSCSESEEETLDLIFGSAKKGAV encoded by the exons ATGTTAGATGGCTGTGGAAACTTGGTGGTTTGGACAATCTGTGAGATACTGACAAGAT TTCTTTTACCCATATGCTGCTATATGCTTTGGA TCAATTTCAAGCCTTGCTTGAGGCGCAGTTGTGGTCCTTGTGAACTGGTGCGGACTATTAACCATTATAGCA TGCTGATGGACTTAGGGCACAAAAGGTCTTGTTGTAATGATGAGAATGTGGAAAGTTTCCCAGTTCCACCAGGTTTTGTATCTCTTACATCCTTCACATTGAGGAGGGTGGAAAGAAGTGAAGAAACCAATAATTCCATGTCCTTCGAGAGTGCATCTACACTAGAGCCAATCAAGACGGACAACATGTCTGACGTGACCgatattgcagagttgaagaGATCTTGCAAACGCAGACCATGGATACCTTTCGACAAAAGCAGTCACAGTCCAGAGGAATCTGAATCAGGACTCTTTGACATG GATCTCCCTAAAACTTGCCTTCCAAAAGGGGTTACTCGTGGATGCCCAGATTGTAGTAATTGTCTGAAG GTAATAGCAAGGTGGCGTCCGGAAGAGGCAAGAAGGAGTGTCAGTGAAGAGGCTCCCATTTTCTATCCAACGGAAGAG GAATTTGAAGACACTGTTAAGTATATTGCAAGCATACGCCCTAGAGCAGAAGCATATGGAATTTGTCGTATTGTTCCTCCTTCTTCATGGCAACCTCCTTgcctaattaagaaaaataacatATGGGAAAATTCTACGTTTGTTACCCATATTCAGCAGATAGATGGGCTTCAAAAACAGTCTTCACAGAGCAAAAGAGCTAGATTTAATGAAAATGTAAAGGGTAAGAGTAGAAGTTTGAGTATGGATCTAAACTATGAGTCTAGTGATGAAGATGCCACAAACCCTGATGATGTTGGACGTTTCAATGTTGAAAGCTTTGAGTCTGAACCTGGCCCAAAATTTGCTCTCGAAACTTTCAAGATATATGCAGATGATTTCAagtgccaatatttttgcagtGGAGGTAAGGTTACAGGTCGGGATAAAAATTCAACTGGGTTCCAAGATAAGGGGGAACCATCATTGGATGATATTGTGGgtgaatacatacgtattgtTGAGAATCCAACTGAAGAAATTGAG GTGCTTTGTGCAAACCTGGAGACTGGAGTTTTTGGCAGTGGATTTCCAAGAGTATCCAATCTTGTGGAGATATCTGGTTATACTAAGTATTTGAAATCAAGCTGGAACTTAAATAATATACCTAAACTGCCCggttctcttctttcttttgaaaCCGAGGAGACGTCTCATATCTTACAGCCTCAGCTTCGTGTAGGAATGTGCTTTTCTTCACTTCAATGG AAATCTGAAGAGCACCACTTATACTCATTGTGTTACATGCATTTGGGTGCTCCTAAAATATGGCATTGCGTTCCAGGATGCTATAATGTTAAGTTTGAGACGGCCGTGAAGAAATACTTTCCAGATTTGTTAGTTGAACCTCTGTTGGGTCATAAGCTG GTTACTGAAAAATCTGCCTCCATGTTGAAGTCAGAGGGTATACCCATCTATCGTTGCATTCAATATCCTAGGGAGTTTGTTCTTGTCTTCCCAGGAGCATATCATACTGCATTTGACTCGGGCTTTAATTGTACGGAGGTGGTAAATTTTGCTCCCCTTGACTGGTTGCCCTTTGGGCAGAATGCTGTAGAACTCTATCATGAGCAAGGAAGAAAAACTTCACTATCCCACGATAAACTGCTACTTGGGGCAGCTAGGGAAGCTGTGAGGGCACAATGGGAACTTGTACTTTGTGGGAATAACACATCAGATAATTTGAGATGGAAAGATGTGTGTGGAAAGGGAGGGATATTAGCAAAAGCGCTCAAG TCACGTATTAAGTACGAAGGTATTAGGAGGAAGTACCTTTGCAACTCTTCACGGTCACAGAGGATGCGTAAAAATTTTGATGCTACCGGCAAAAAGGAATGCACAGTGTGCCTCTATGACTTGCACATGTCTGCAGCTAGTTGCCAATGCAATCCAAacaaattttcatgtttgaatCATGCAAAGCAGCTCTGTTCTTGCCCTTGGGGTGACAAATTTTTTCTCTTCCGTTATGAAATGAATGAGTTAGATATTCTACTTGAAGCTTTGGAAGGAAAACTAAGTGCAGTCTACAGATGGGCTAAAGATGATCTTGGACTGTCTCTTCATTCTTCTGTCTCCAAAAATAGTCCACAAGAACCATGGCTTGCAGGCCGTCAAAACTCTCGTTCAGAAGAATCAAAACAAAAGGAGCACAAATCCCAAAATGTGGGAAAACCCAATGGAATTGATAGAAACTCTGCTTCTAATATTAAGGCAGAAATAAAGGCACGTCTGCTCCAATCTAAAGTCTTGAATAACTTGAAAGCAAAAGACGATACCGTGGAAACCCAAGATGCAGCAACGCGAAGCAGCATCAGTACTCCTGCATCTGGTATTGAGACAGAAACAAACGCACATGTGCTTCAATCGACAATGTCCAACAAACCAAATGAATACGATAATGCAGTAGCATCTACAATTAATTCGAGTGCGACAGCAGATGGTATTTCATTTTTGCAGAGACAGGTGATATTTGAGGTTTCTTCTGAAAGCACCAGTGTGTCAAGTTGCTCAGAGTCTGAGGAGGAGACATTGGATCTTATCTTTGGTTCAGCTAAAAAGGGTGCTGTATAG
- the LOC122305345 gene encoding putative lysine-specific demethylase JMJ16 isoform X7 codes for MPVKFLFVLCVNFKPCLRRSCGPCELVRTINHYSMLMDLGHKRSCCNDENVESFPVPPGFVSLTSFTLRRVERSEETNNSMSFESASTLEPIKTDNMSDVTDIAELKRSCKRRPWIPFDKSSHSPEESESGLFDMDLPKTCLPKGVTRGCPDCSNCLKVIARWRPEEARRSVSEEAPIFYPTEEEFEDTVKYIASIRPRAEAYGICRIVPPSSWQPPCLIKKNNIWENSTFVTHIQQIDGLQKQSSQSKRARFNENVKGKSRSLSMDLNYESSDEDATNPDDVGRFNVESFESEPGPKFALETFKIYADDFKCQYFCSGGKVTGRDKNSTGFQDKGEPSLDDIVGEYIRIVENPTEEIEVLCANLETGVFGSGFPRVSNLVEISGYTKYLKSSWNLNNIPKLPGSLLSFETEETSHILQPQLRVGMCFSSLQWKSEEHHLYSLCYMHLGAPKIWHCVPGCYNVKFETAVKKYFPDLLVEPLLGHKLVTEKSASMLKSEGIPIYRCIQYPREFVLVFPGAYHTAFDSGFNCTEVVNFAPLDWLPFGQNAVELYHEQGRKTSLSHDKLLLGAAREAVRAQWELVLCGNNTSDNLRWKDVCGKGGILAKALKSRIKYEGIRRKYLCNSSRSQRMRKNFDATGKKECTVCLYDLHMSAASCQCNPNKFSCLNHAKQLCSCPWGDKFFLFRYEMNELDILLEALEGKLSAVYRWAKDDLGLSLHSSVSKNSPQEPWLAGRQNSRSEESKQKEHKSQNVGKPNGIDRNSASNIKAEIKARLLQSKVLNNLKAKDDTVETQDAATRSSISTPASGIETETNAHVLQSTMSNKPNEYDNAVASTINSSATADGISFLQRQVIFEVSSESTSVSSCSESEEETLDLIFGSAKKGAV; via the exons ATGCCTGTGAAATTCCTCTTTGTTCTCTGCG TCAATTTCAAGCCTTGCTTGAGGCGCAGTTGTGGTCCTTGTGAACTGGTGCGGACTATTAACCATTATAGCA TGCTGATGGACTTAGGGCACAAAAGGTCTTGTTGTAATGATGAGAATGTGGAAAGTTTCCCAGTTCCACCAGGTTTTGTATCTCTTACATCCTTCACATTGAGGAGGGTGGAAAGAAGTGAAGAAACCAATAATTCCATGTCCTTCGAGAGTGCATCTACACTAGAGCCAATCAAGACGGACAACATGTCTGACGTGACCgatattgcagagttgaagaGATCTTGCAAACGCAGACCATGGATACCTTTCGACAAAAGCAGTCACAGTCCAGAGGAATCTGAATCAGGACTCTTTGACATG GATCTCCCTAAAACTTGCCTTCCAAAAGGGGTTACTCGTGGATGCCCAGATTGTAGTAATTGTCTGAAG GTAATAGCAAGGTGGCGTCCGGAAGAGGCAAGAAGGAGTGTCAGTGAAGAGGCTCCCATTTTCTATCCAACGGAAGAG GAATTTGAAGACACTGTTAAGTATATTGCAAGCATACGCCCTAGAGCAGAAGCATATGGAATTTGTCGTATTGTTCCTCCTTCTTCATGGCAACCTCCTTgcctaattaagaaaaataacatATGGGAAAATTCTACGTTTGTTACCCATATTCAGCAGATAGATGGGCTTCAAAAACAGTCTTCACAGAGCAAAAGAGCTAGATTTAATGAAAATGTAAAGGGTAAGAGTAGAAGTTTGAGTATGGATCTAAACTATGAGTCTAGTGATGAAGATGCCACAAACCCTGATGATGTTGGACGTTTCAATGTTGAAAGCTTTGAGTCTGAACCTGGCCCAAAATTTGCTCTCGAAACTTTCAAGATATATGCAGATGATTTCAagtgccaatatttttgcagtGGAGGTAAGGTTACAGGTCGGGATAAAAATTCAACTGGGTTCCAAGATAAGGGGGAACCATCATTGGATGATATTGTGGgtgaatacatacgtattgtTGAGAATCCAACTGAAGAAATTGAG GTGCTTTGTGCAAACCTGGAGACTGGAGTTTTTGGCAGTGGATTTCCAAGAGTATCCAATCTTGTGGAGATATCTGGTTATACTAAGTATTTGAAATCAAGCTGGAACTTAAATAATATACCTAAACTGCCCggttctcttctttcttttgaaaCCGAGGAGACGTCTCATATCTTACAGCCTCAGCTTCGTGTAGGAATGTGCTTTTCTTCACTTCAATGG AAATCTGAAGAGCACCACTTATACTCATTGTGTTACATGCATTTGGGTGCTCCTAAAATATGGCATTGCGTTCCAGGATGCTATAATGTTAAGTTTGAGACGGCCGTGAAGAAATACTTTCCAGATTTGTTAGTTGAACCTCTGTTGGGTCATAAGCTG GTTACTGAAAAATCTGCCTCCATGTTGAAGTCAGAGGGTATACCCATCTATCGTTGCATTCAATATCCTAGGGAGTTTGTTCTTGTCTTCCCAGGAGCATATCATACTGCATTTGACTCGGGCTTTAATTGTACGGAGGTGGTAAATTTTGCTCCCCTTGACTGGTTGCCCTTTGGGCAGAATGCTGTAGAACTCTATCATGAGCAAGGAAGAAAAACTTCACTATCCCACGATAAACTGCTACTTGGGGCAGCTAGGGAAGCTGTGAGGGCACAATGGGAACTTGTACTTTGTGGGAATAACACATCAGATAATTTGAGATGGAAAGATGTGTGTGGAAAGGGAGGGATATTAGCAAAAGCGCTCAAG TCACGTATTAAGTACGAAGGTATTAGGAGGAAGTACCTTTGCAACTCTTCACGGTCACAGAGGATGCGTAAAAATTTTGATGCTACCGGCAAAAAGGAATGCACAGTGTGCCTCTATGACTTGCACATGTCTGCAGCTAGTTGCCAATGCAATCCAAacaaattttcatgtttgaatCATGCAAAGCAGCTCTGTTCTTGCCCTTGGGGTGACAAATTTTTTCTCTTCCGTTATGAAATGAATGAGTTAGATATTCTACTTGAAGCTTTGGAAGGAAAACTAAGTGCAGTCTACAGATGGGCTAAAGATGATCTTGGACTGTCTCTTCATTCTTCTGTCTCCAAAAATAGTCCACAAGAACCATGGCTTGCAGGCCGTCAAAACTCTCGTTCAGAAGAATCAAAACAAAAGGAGCACAAATCCCAAAATGTGGGAAAACCCAATGGAATTGATAGAAACTCTGCTTCTAATATTAAGGCAGAAATAAAGGCACGTCTGCTCCAATCTAAAGTCTTGAATAACTTGAAAGCAAAAGACGATACCGTGGAAACCCAAGATGCAGCAACGCGAAGCAGCATCAGTACTCCTGCATCTGGTATTGAGACAGAAACAAACGCACATGTGCTTCAATCGACAATGTCCAACAAACCAAATGAATACGATAATGCAGTAGCATCTACAATTAATTCGAGTGCGACAGCAGATGGTATTTCATTTTTGCAGAGACAGGTGATATTTGAGGTTTCTTCTGAAAGCACCAGTGTGTCAAGTTGCTCAGAGTCTGAGGAGGAGACATTGGATCTTATCTTTGGTTCAGCTAAAAAGGGTGCTGTATAG
- the LOC122305345 gene encoding putative lysine-specific demethylase JMJ16 isoform X3, with protein MPVKFLFVLCVLLPICCYMLWINFKPCLRRSCGPCELVRTINHYSSELLMDLGHKRSCCNDENVESFPVPPGFVSLTSFTLRRVERSEETNNSMSFESASTLEPIKTDNMSDVTDIAELKRSCKRRPWIPFDKSSHSPEESESGLFDMDLPKTCLPKGVTRGCPDCSNCLKVIARWRPEEARRSVSEEAPIFYPTEEEFEDTVKYIASIRPRAEAYGICRIVPPSSWQPPCLIKKNNIWENSTFVTHIQQIDGLQKQSSQSKRARFNENVKGKSRSLSMDLNYESSDEDATNPDDVGRFNVESFESEPGPKFALETFKIYADDFKCQYFCSGGKVTGRDKNSTGFQDKGEPSLDDIVGEYIRIVENPTEEIEVLCANLETGVFGSGFPRVSNLVEISGYTKYLKSSWNLNNIPKLPGSLLSFETEETSHILQPQLRVGMCFSSLQWKSEEHHLYSLCYMHLGAPKIWHCVPGCYNVKFETAVKKYFPDLLVEPLLGHKLVTEKSASMLKSEGIPIYRCIQYPREFVLVFPGAYHTAFDSGFNCTEVVNFAPLDWLPFGQNAVELYHEQGRKTSLSHDKLLLGAAREAVRAQWELVLCGNNTSDNLRWKDVCGKGGILAKALKSRIKYEGIRRKYLCNSSRSQRMRKNFDATGKKECTVCLYDLHMSAASCQCNPNKFSCLNHAKQLCSCPWGDKFFLFRYEMNELDILLEALEGKLSAVYRWAKDDLGLSLHSSVSKNSPQEPWLAGRQNSRSEESKQKEHKSQNVGKPNGIDRNSASNIKAEIKARLLQSKVLNNLKAKDDTVETQDAATRSSISTPASGIETETNAHVLQSTMSNKPNEYDNAVASTINSSATADGISFLQRQVIFEVSSESTSVSSCSESEEETLDLIFGSAKKGAV; from the exons ATGCCTGTGAAATTCCTCTTTGTTCTCTGCG TTCTTTTACCCATATGCTGCTATATGCTTTGGA TCAATTTCAAGCCTTGCTTGAGGCGCAGTTGTGGTCCTTGTGAACTGGTGCGGACTATTAACCATTATAGCAGTGAGC TGCTGATGGACTTAGGGCACAAAAGGTCTTGTTGTAATGATGAGAATGTGGAAAGTTTCCCAGTTCCACCAGGTTTTGTATCTCTTACATCCTTCACATTGAGGAGGGTGGAAAGAAGTGAAGAAACCAATAATTCCATGTCCTTCGAGAGTGCATCTACACTAGAGCCAATCAAGACGGACAACATGTCTGACGTGACCgatattgcagagttgaagaGATCTTGCAAACGCAGACCATGGATACCTTTCGACAAAAGCAGTCACAGTCCAGAGGAATCTGAATCAGGACTCTTTGACATG GATCTCCCTAAAACTTGCCTTCCAAAAGGGGTTACTCGTGGATGCCCAGATTGTAGTAATTGTCTGAAG GTAATAGCAAGGTGGCGTCCGGAAGAGGCAAGAAGGAGTGTCAGTGAAGAGGCTCCCATTTTCTATCCAACGGAAGAG GAATTTGAAGACACTGTTAAGTATATTGCAAGCATACGCCCTAGAGCAGAAGCATATGGAATTTGTCGTATTGTTCCTCCTTCTTCATGGCAACCTCCTTgcctaattaagaaaaataacatATGGGAAAATTCTACGTTTGTTACCCATATTCAGCAGATAGATGGGCTTCAAAAACAGTCTTCACAGAGCAAAAGAGCTAGATTTAATGAAAATGTAAAGGGTAAGAGTAGAAGTTTGAGTATGGATCTAAACTATGAGTCTAGTGATGAAGATGCCACAAACCCTGATGATGTTGGACGTTTCAATGTTGAAAGCTTTGAGTCTGAACCTGGCCCAAAATTTGCTCTCGAAACTTTCAAGATATATGCAGATGATTTCAagtgccaatatttttgcagtGGAGGTAAGGTTACAGGTCGGGATAAAAATTCAACTGGGTTCCAAGATAAGGGGGAACCATCATTGGATGATATTGTGGgtgaatacatacgtattgtTGAGAATCCAACTGAAGAAATTGAG GTGCTTTGTGCAAACCTGGAGACTGGAGTTTTTGGCAGTGGATTTCCAAGAGTATCCAATCTTGTGGAGATATCTGGTTATACTAAGTATTTGAAATCAAGCTGGAACTTAAATAATATACCTAAACTGCCCggttctcttctttcttttgaaaCCGAGGAGACGTCTCATATCTTACAGCCTCAGCTTCGTGTAGGAATGTGCTTTTCTTCACTTCAATGG AAATCTGAAGAGCACCACTTATACTCATTGTGTTACATGCATTTGGGTGCTCCTAAAATATGGCATTGCGTTCCAGGATGCTATAATGTTAAGTTTGAGACGGCCGTGAAGAAATACTTTCCAGATTTGTTAGTTGAACCTCTGTTGGGTCATAAGCTG GTTACTGAAAAATCTGCCTCCATGTTGAAGTCAGAGGGTATACCCATCTATCGTTGCATTCAATATCCTAGGGAGTTTGTTCTTGTCTTCCCAGGAGCATATCATACTGCATTTGACTCGGGCTTTAATTGTACGGAGGTGGTAAATTTTGCTCCCCTTGACTGGTTGCCCTTTGGGCAGAATGCTGTAGAACTCTATCATGAGCAAGGAAGAAAAACTTCACTATCCCACGATAAACTGCTACTTGGGGCAGCTAGGGAAGCTGTGAGGGCACAATGGGAACTTGTACTTTGTGGGAATAACACATCAGATAATTTGAGATGGAAAGATGTGTGTGGAAAGGGAGGGATATTAGCAAAAGCGCTCAAG TCACGTATTAAGTACGAAGGTATTAGGAGGAAGTACCTTTGCAACTCTTCACGGTCACAGAGGATGCGTAAAAATTTTGATGCTACCGGCAAAAAGGAATGCACAGTGTGCCTCTATGACTTGCACATGTCTGCAGCTAGTTGCCAATGCAATCCAAacaaattttcatgtttgaatCATGCAAAGCAGCTCTGTTCTTGCCCTTGGGGTGACAAATTTTTTCTCTTCCGTTATGAAATGAATGAGTTAGATATTCTACTTGAAGCTTTGGAAGGAAAACTAAGTGCAGTCTACAGATGGGCTAAAGATGATCTTGGACTGTCTCTTCATTCTTCTGTCTCCAAAAATAGTCCACAAGAACCATGGCTTGCAGGCCGTCAAAACTCTCGTTCAGAAGAATCAAAACAAAAGGAGCACAAATCCCAAAATGTGGGAAAACCCAATGGAATTGATAGAAACTCTGCTTCTAATATTAAGGCAGAAATAAAGGCACGTCTGCTCCAATCTAAAGTCTTGAATAACTTGAAAGCAAAAGACGATACCGTGGAAACCCAAGATGCAGCAACGCGAAGCAGCATCAGTACTCCTGCATCTGGTATTGAGACAGAAACAAACGCACATGTGCTTCAATCGACAATGTCCAACAAACCAAATGAATACGATAATGCAGTAGCATCTACAATTAATTCGAGTGCGACAGCAGATGGTATTTCATTTTTGCAGAGACAGGTGATATTTGAGGTTTCTTCTGAAAGCACCAGTGTGTCAAGTTGCTCAGAGTCTGAGGAGGAGACATTGGATCTTATCTTTGGTTCAGCTAAAAAGGGTGCTGTATAG